One Stratiformator vulcanicus genomic window, GAATCGGATAGCAATCGTTACTGCTTCACAAAGTCAGCAACGCGCCGCACGTAGTTCCTCGCGCACTTCCATCAGGATGAGGCCCAGCCAATTTCGCCCGGAGCCGTCACCGCCATCGCCCCAGAATGCGTCGTTCGACGTGTGCTCAACAAGCTTTGCATCGCCGGTGCCGAGAAGCTTAATTCGCAATTCGTCATATTGCGCGAACTTGGCAATGACCGCGGCCCTCATGACCTCAATCTTAATAGACTCCCAGTCTTTACGAAGCGGTTTCTTACGGCTGCGTCCGAGCCGTGCTGCTTTCATCGGCGAATGGGCAAGACGTATTTCTTCCTGATATGCCGAATCAGCAAATTTGGCGGCCTGAAAATAGTGCTCGCTGGTCGGCCAGCGTTTTCCATCAAGCCGAATCGGGAACGCTGCGAAGTTCGAAAACTCCCCGTACTCGTCGGTCGTGCTGTAGAAGTTGATGACTTCGGACATGTCTGAATCGTCAGCCGATCGCCAAGCGCTTTTAATTTGGATCGCGGCCGTCGCGACCGAATTGCCAGACACCGTCTCGGCCCTCAATGTTCACGGCCCTTCGATTCAGAGCGAGTACGACCGAGCCCGTAGGGCCGTCTTACTAGAAGGTATTTCAATACCAGCCAGAGGCGCAAGCCGATGGTTGATCAACCAGCAATTTGCCCCGACGGCTTGCGCCTCGGGCTTGTATGCTGGGCGATTTGAAACCGCTCTTAGGAGATCGGACACTAGGAATCTGTTAAGCGACAGATAAGCAATGCAAGAGCCCTCGAGTCCCGTGCTATTCCAATCAGCGTGTCGCCAACTCGGGTCAGCATTTCTGCCCAATCGCGATAAGGCCTCTCAAAAACGTAAGCCACGAATCAGCTCACAACGCGAGAAGAGCAGCGAAAGTAGGCCGCAAAAATCGGGGCAAGAAAGGATCGGGCGTTAACCGCTCATCGCCTCTCTATTTTACCCGCGCTGCCCTCTCCTACTTCACGAGGCAAAGCCTCAATCGGGGTGACATGATTTGAACATGCGGCCTCTACGTCCCGAACGTAGCGCTCTACCAGGCTGAGCTACACCCCGCTGTGGTCGCGATGCCGGGTTGAAGCCGGTCGCGGAACCGGTTCAGGCCTCGCGGCTCGAACCGGACGAATCGCAGAGTCTAATGATTCCACAGGTTCGGTCAACCGCGATGGTCGGCTTCCCAAATCCGGCGTGTGACCACTGCACTTGCATGACACGCCCCGATTGGCGGGGTTCACCGGCGGAATTGACAGTCGATCTGACAGTCGTCGCCGATCCGCCCGCCGATTGCTGCCAGCTTGGCAGGAGGGCGGCGCGGGCGAAAGCGGGTCAATCGTAAAAAGCCTTGCCTGCTCAATGGTTATGAACTTCGCACTTTGTCTGGCGCGCGTGTTGCATCAGTGACAGCCGGGCAGGGTCCAGCCGGACAACATGGTTCGAAATTGGACTCGGCCCGCTGATTTTGACTTTGAATGGGACACGCGGGCTTCCTCGAAGGATGCTCGCGAGAGTCGTACTCGATTGAAACGACAAGAGGTTCGGACGTGGCAAAGCTGCTCGAATTTGATGAAGACGCTCGCAAGAGCCTGCTCGCTGGTGTGACGAAACTGGCCCGTGCCGTGAAGAGC contains:
- a CDS encoding NADAR family protein — translated: MSEVINFYSTTDEYGEFSNFAAFPIRLDGKRWPTSEHYFQAAKFADSAYQEEIRLAHSPMKAARLGRSRKKPLRKDWESIKIEVMRAAVIAKFAQYDELRIKLLGTGDAKLVEHTSNDAFWGDGGDGSGRNWLGLILMEVREELRAARC